In one Marinomonas maritima genomic region, the following are encoded:
- the greB gene encoding transcription elongation factor GreB — protein MSRYRPPSPPKSAYITKEGAQTLLSELKFLWKEKRPAVTETVREAAAQGDRSENAEYIYGKKQLREIDGRVRYLEKRLDVCTVVDRLPADQTRIFFGAWVTLENEEGELRTHRIVGPDELDHDFSYISIDSPVAKALLKKQQGDEVVIRLAAGEKTYFIDAIEYRQVSV, from the coding sequence ATGAGTCGTTATCGCCCACCCTCTCCGCCAAAGTCTGCCTATATCACCAAAGAAGGTGCTCAAACCTTATTGTCTGAATTAAAATTTTTGTGGAAAGAGAAGCGTCCTGCTGTGACTGAAACGGTTCGAGAAGCCGCAGCGCAAGGTGATCGTTCAGAAAACGCAGAATACATATATGGCAAGAAGCAGTTACGCGAAATTGATGGTCGTGTTCGATATTTAGAAAAACGTTTGGATGTCTGTACCGTGGTTGATCGTTTGCCAGCGGATCAGACTCGAATTTTTTTTGGTGCTTGGGTAACCCTAGAGAATGAAGAGGGGGAATTACGCACACATCGAATTGTTGGGCCAGATGAGTTAGATCATGATTTTTCTTATATCAGTATAGATTCTCCAGTGGCCAAGGCATTACTGAAAAAACAACAAGGCGATGAGGTTGTTATTCGCTTAGCCGCAGGGGAGAAAACCTATTTCATTGACGCCATCGAATATCGTCAGGTTTCGGTATGA
- a CDS encoding mechanosensitive ion channel family protein has product MNDMQAFFEQGSELMPWLVDSVMNLIVGIVIFFVGKYIASKVAKWCENRLLKSSVDKAVAGFASSILYALMFAGIALMALGQIGVETTSFIAILGAAGLAVGLALQGSLSNFASGVLIILLRPFRSGDFIDAGGQMGTVNRIELFHTYLKTPDNRVIIVPNSSVMNGSIVNFSRESTRRLDLVVGISYDADIRLAKQIMEDIVNADERILKDPACVIAVSELADSSVNFFLRPWVASGDYWTVRADLLEKIKYTFDERGVGIPYPQMDVHVHKQES; this is encoded by the coding sequence ATGAATGATATGCAGGCGTTTTTTGAGCAAGGCTCTGAGTTAATGCCTTGGTTAGTTGATAGTGTTATGAACTTAATTGTTGGCATTGTTATTTTCTTTGTAGGTAAATATATTGCCTCTAAAGTAGCCAAATGGTGTGAAAATCGACTGCTTAAGTCTTCTGTTGATAAAGCGGTTGCGGGATTTGCATCGAGTATTTTATACGCCTTAATGTTTGCTGGTATTGCCTTAATGGCGCTTGGGCAAATTGGTGTTGAAACGACATCCTTTATTGCGATTTTGGGTGCTGCGGGTTTAGCGGTTGGCCTTGCATTGCAAGGTTCGTTGTCAAACTTTGCCTCTGGTGTTCTTATTATTTTGTTACGCCCATTCCGTTCAGGTGATTTTATTGATGCGGGTGGTCAAATGGGAACCGTAAATCGTATAGAGTTGTTCCATACTTACCTCAAGACACCTGATAATCGTGTGATTATCGTGCCGAACTCCTCAGTGATGAACGGTTCCATCGTGAATTTTTCAAGAGAGTCGACTCGTCGTTTAGACCTTGTTGTTGGTATCAGTTATGACGCTGATATTCGTCTAGCAAAACAAATTATGGAAGACATTGTTAATGCGGATGAACGTATTTTAAAAGACCCTGCCTGTGTCATTGCGGTGTCTGAGTTAGCGGATAGTTCAGTGAATTTCTTCTTACGCCCTTGGGTTGCGTCTGGCGATTACTGGACCGTGCGGGCGGATTTGTTGGAAAAAATCAAATACACATTTGACGAGCGTGGTGTTGGCATCCCATATCCACAAATGGATGTGCATGTTCATAAACAAGAATCTTAA
- a CDS encoding DUF2489 domain-containing protein has product MSFTAFLIALLLSVGIMAVSIWFIRHQLKLNRHREDSILAGENRFIEERQKRIDSIRVLLKVAGTDEINWIEASIRIKNLLDQLSEDLSEHEDISAFYIVTEKTLHIPTHEQWKDLPKEAKVKFSKEMDAYEKEHAEHLARAKVALMAYSF; this is encoded by the coding sequence ATGTCTTTTACTGCATTTTTAATAGCTTTACTTTTATCTGTTGGGATTATGGCGGTTTCTATTTGGTTTATTCGTCACCAACTTAAGTTAAACCGACATCGAGAAGATAGTATTCTGGCGGGAGAAAATCGCTTTATTGAAGAGCGCCAAAAGCGTATTGACAGCATTCGTGTACTGCTAAAAGTGGCGGGCACGGATGAAATAAACTGGATTGAAGCGAGCATTAGAATCAAGAACTTACTTGATCAATTGAGTGAAGATTTATCGGAGCATGAGGACATTTCTGCTTTTTATATCGTTACGGAAAAGACGCTGCATATTCCAACGCATGAGCAATGGAAAGACTTACCTAAAGAAGCAAAGGTGAAATTTAGTAAAGAAATGGACGCGTATGAAAAAGAACATGCTGAGCATCTGGCACGCGCCAAAGTGGCATTAATGGCTTACTCTTTTTAG
- a CDS encoding inositol monophosphatase family protein: MSKEHEEWLGFAKNLAITAGGLVIEARQSSAFVRDYKTDHELVTSTDLAVDQYLCSSITERYPSHRILSEESSPNMNLGDIADETPVWVIDPIDGTVNFAHGHLHVAVSIGLFIGQQRILGVVNAPFLGECFWAVKGEGAYCNDKKLSVSGAKELRNALVATGFPYQKTALSPILERVSRVLHHCQDIRRNGSAALDLCWVAAGRLDAYFESVKPWDMAAGALIAEEAGATVGGYLPQTGAWPEVVNGEGLLVSTPALYDDLLNVLDISAPF, from the coding sequence ATGTCTAAAGAGCATGAAGAGTGGTTGGGGTTTGCGAAAAATCTTGCGATAACGGCAGGGGGGTTAGTCATAGAAGCGAGGCAAAGTTCAGCGTTTGTCCGCGACTATAAAACGGATCATGAATTGGTAACGTCGACGGATTTAGCGGTCGATCAGTACTTATGTTCGAGTATTACTGAGCGTTATCCTTCTCATCGTATCTTGTCAGAAGAATCGTCTCCTAATATGAATCTAGGGGACATTGCCGATGAAACGCCAGTTTGGGTGATTGACCCGATTGACGGTACGGTAAACTTTGCTCATGGTCATCTTCATGTTGCCGTGTCGATTGGCCTTTTTATCGGTCAGCAACGTATTTTAGGTGTAGTGAATGCGCCTTTTTTAGGTGAGTGCTTCTGGGCCGTTAAAGGGGAAGGTGCTTATTGTAACGATAAAAAGCTGTCGGTTTCTGGCGCCAAAGAGCTTAGGAACGCATTGGTAGCAACGGGTTTCCCTTATCAAAAAACAGCGTTGTCTCCCATATTGGAGCGTGTCTCTCGTGTGCTGCATCATTGCCAAGATATCCGCCGCAATGGCTCAGCGGCACTGGATTTATGTTGGGTAGCAGCTGGACGTTTGGATGCCTATTTTGAAAGCGTAAAACCATGGGATATGGCGGCTGGGGCTCTGATTGCAGAAGAAGCAGGAGCAACGGTTGGAGGTTATTTGCCCCAAACTGGTGCTTGGCCTGAGGTAGTGAATGGTGAGGGGCTTTTGGTCTCGACGCCTGCGCTTTATGATGACTTATTGAACGTGTTAGATATTTCAGCACCGTTCTGA
- a CDS encoding alpha/beta hydrolase, with amino-acid sequence MSELLPSVLVETNSEPDAAIIWLHGLGSDGHDFESLVPAMSLSPDLKVRFVFPHAPKRPVTVNGGMVMRAWYDIYEMTLDRKVDMANIDESCCQVADLIQDQIDKGIPPSRIIVAGFSQGGVIAYQTALRTQHTLAGVMALSTYLVNGDDVPDASECSNGKTPILIHHGSQDAVVAPVLATQARDRLLSKNFAVSYQSYDMPHAVCPEQVKDISNWVNARLA; translated from the coding sequence ATGAGCGAATTACTGCCATCTGTCTTAGTAGAAACGAACAGTGAGCCGGATGCGGCTATTATTTGGTTGCACGGTCTTGGTTCAGACGGGCATGATTTTGAATCCTTGGTTCCGGCTATGTCGTTGTCACCAGATCTCAAAGTGCGTTTTGTTTTTCCTCATGCTCCCAAGCGTCCCGTGACGGTAAACGGTGGCATGGTTATGCGTGCGTGGTACGACATTTATGAAATGACGCTAGATCGAAAAGTAGACATGGCAAATATTGATGAGTCTTGTTGCCAAGTGGCGGATTTGATACAGGATCAAATTGATAAAGGGATTCCCCCTAGCCGTATTATAGTTGCTGGGTTTTCACAGGGTGGGGTGATTGCTTACCAAACCGCGTTACGAACTCAGCACACATTAGCGGGCGTCATGGCGCTATCAACTTATCTAGTAAATGGCGATGACGTACCGGATGCGTCGGAGTGTTCTAATGGTAAGACTCCAATTTTGATTCATCATGGTTCACAAGACGCTGTAGTAGCTCCGGTGTTGGCAACACAAGCTCGTGATCGTCTGCTATCAAAAAACTTTGCGGTTTCGTATCAGAGTTATGATATGCCTCATGCTGTTTGCCCTGAGCAAGTAAAGGATATTTCAAACTGGGTAAATGCTAGATTGGCTTAA
- the dinB gene encoding DNA polymerase IV — protein sequence MSQNRKIIHVDADCFYAAIEMRDDPSLRDIPIAIGGPENTRSVLSTANYAARVYGVRSAMPTSVAKRLCPALRVLPGNMHKYRTASTQMHAIFREFTDIIEPLSLDEAYLDVTDSPHFQGSATRIAEEIRSRIWLEVGITVSAGVAANKFIAKVASDWDKPDGLTVVTPEKQFEFVSTVPVKSISGIGRVAQEKLAALGVFNCADLQTLDFAVLQKNFGSMAFRLSQFALGIDDRPVSVSRERKSISVEHTFSKDLPDLKECQTVLPILLSDLKKRMTGRNFESQLSKYYLKMKFDDFKQTTIEQPIKNKLSDDVFLTLLQQAYERYRRPVRLIGVGYRLSPPKPLQLTLPFF from the coding sequence ATGTCGCAAAATCGCAAAATTATTCATGTTGATGCGGATTGTTTTTACGCTGCTATAGAAATGCGCGATGACCCAAGCTTGCGAGATATTCCTATCGCCATTGGAGGGCCGGAAAATACTCGCAGTGTTCTTTCTACAGCGAATTATGCTGCTCGAGTTTATGGCGTTCGCTCCGCTATGCCGACATCGGTTGCCAAACGCCTATGCCCTGCATTGAGAGTGTTACCCGGTAATATGCATAAGTACCGAACGGCCTCTACGCAAATGCACGCTATTTTCCGAGAATTTACCGATATTATTGAGCCTTTATCCTTGGATGAAGCGTATCTTGATGTGACAGATTCGCCACACTTTCAAGGCAGCGCCACACGGATTGCTGAGGAAATACGCTCAAGAATATGGTTGGAAGTTGGTATTACGGTTTCTGCGGGTGTGGCGGCTAATAAGTTCATTGCGAAGGTGGCAAGTGATTGGGATAAGCCGGACGGTTTGACAGTAGTAACGCCTGAGAAGCAATTTGAATTTGTCTCCACGGTACCTGTTAAGTCAATTTCTGGTATTGGTCGTGTAGCACAGGAAAAGTTGGCGGCATTGGGTGTATTCAACTGCGCTGACTTACAAACATTAGACTTTGCTGTGTTACAAAAAAACTTCGGCAGCATGGCTTTTCGTTTGTCTCAGTTTGCACTTGGTATTGATGATCGTCCTGTTTCCGTATCGCGAGAAAGAAAAAGCATTTCAGTCGAGCATACTTTTTCAAAAGACTTACCGGACCTCAAAGAATGCCAAACAGTGTTGCCTATTTTGCTAAGCGATTTAAAAAAACGTATGACAGGGCGAAACTTTGAATCACAACTTAGTAAGTATTATCTCAAGATGAAATTTGATGACTTTAAGCAAACAACGATAGAGCAGCCCATAAAAAATAAATTATCTGATGACGTGTTTTTGACGTTATTGCAACAAGCATACGAGCGTTACCGACGTCCGGTACGTCTTATTGGTGTTGGGTATCGATTGTCACCACCAAAGCCGCTTCAGTTAACCTTACCTTTCTTTTAG
- a CDS encoding LPP20 family lipoprotein, whose protein sequence is MTLTLRIFLIAIGAITLAGCQNLNQPGTAGTGSPCTTVSPCNGNTVGNSNSAPYGYAQNGALNANNTIAVIKQEPIIVTATGYAATMTNKRLSKSQARIMTLRSSMLDAYRNLSERVYGLKIDGSSSLSNMVMQNDELRTYVDAYLVGAKVVSQREHEDGTFETVVEMALQENFRQCLSSSSVQTDPNCKIQPGYRAINVQNSTPTTNFYSIE, encoded by the coding sequence ATGACACTAACACTTCGAATTTTTTTAATAGCCATAGGTGCAATAACGCTCGCCGGTTGTCAAAATCTTAACCAACCAGGGACCGCTGGAACAGGCAGCCCTTGTACTACTGTCTCACCGTGTAACGGTAATACTGTTGGAAATAGTAATAGTGCACCTTACGGTTACGCCCAAAACGGCGCACTAAATGCAAACAACACCATTGCCGTTATTAAACAAGAGCCTATTATTGTCACTGCCACTGGCTACGCTGCCACAATGACAAACAAGCGCTTATCCAAATCTCAAGCTCGTATCATGACCCTGCGTAGTTCAATGCTAGATGCTTACCGAAACTTATCTGAACGAGTTTATGGTTTGAAAATCGACGGTTCCAGCTCATTGAGCAACATGGTGATGCAAAACGACGAACTAAGAACCTATGTAGATGCGTACTTGGTTGGAGCCAAAGTGGTGTCACAACGTGAGCATGAAGACGGTACATTCGAAACCGTCGTAGAAATGGCACTGCAAGAAAATTTTCGTCAATGTTTGAGTTCTAGCAGCGTACAAACAGATCCGAACTGTAAAATTCAACCCGGTTACCGCGCAATAAACGTTCAGAACTCTACACCGACGACTAACTTCTATAGTATTGAATAA
- a CDS encoding flagellar assembly protein FlgT — MSSLKYLLIVSIALSLPLTVFSKTVDAVGEAVIYNNDVSDARYRATQQAIKQAVLESGSRVNVKDELYNGELESSLEIRSSGHVQKARIISEEQNGDFLRVVARVDVTPDSQCSTGPTSYYKKTVGITGFELQTPQQARLGELSNISRELPKGLADEINKQGYLRALTATNIAIYPDLLNAPSSTNYDGSLTNVTRISEQLGVQYIVSGVIRDIGEVYLRRPNDKDEKDALDEGIDKERNFVVDIYIYDGFSGALLFEHRYSEIGNWDISDHARIGFGSAKFWTVHYGKVVQQALKESALDTSEQLRCQPFIANIFRTEGNRIHISAGSLAGVKQGDKFNVYRRYEVFNQLQSAQTQLNNANISVTIKQVQPNFSVGELVVDSHILNVQQQDVVIAW, encoded by the coding sequence ATGTCGTCCTTGAAATATTTATTAATCGTCTCTATTGCCTTATCTTTGCCTCTCACCGTTTTTTCAAAAACGGTTGATGCGGTCGGTGAAGCGGTTATTTATAACAACGACGTTTCCGATGCGCGCTATAGAGCGACTCAACAAGCGATAAAACAAGCTGTGCTTGAGTCAGGCTCTAGAGTCAATGTTAAAGATGAACTTTATAATGGCGAGCTTGAATCTAGCCTAGAAATACGAAGCTCTGGACACGTCCAAAAGGCTCGTATCATTTCTGAAGAACAAAACGGCGATTTCCTTAGGGTCGTTGCTCGTGTAGATGTCACACCAGACTCTCAGTGCAGCACTGGCCCAACAAGTTATTATAAAAAAACCGTTGGCATTACTGGATTTGAGCTACAAACACCTCAGCAAGCAAGGCTGGGGGAGCTGAGCAATATATCCAGAGAGCTCCCCAAAGGCCTAGCGGATGAAATAAATAAACAGGGCTATCTACGAGCGCTGACAGCCACAAACATTGCTATCTATCCCGACCTATTAAATGCGCCTTCTTCCACCAACTATGATGGCTCCTTAACGAACGTCACACGAATCAGCGAACAACTTGGCGTTCAATATATTGTTAGCGGCGTTATTAGAGATATTGGTGAAGTCTATTTAAGACGTCCTAATGATAAAGACGAAAAAGACGCTTTAGACGAAGGAATTGATAAAGAAAGGAACTTTGTGGTCGATATATATATATATGATGGCTTCAGTGGCGCGCTATTGTTCGAGCACAGATACAGCGAGATAGGGAACTGGGACATATCCGATCACGCAAGAATTGGTTTTGGAAGCGCAAAATTCTGGACAGTGCATTATGGAAAAGTAGTACAACAAGCATTAAAAGAAAGCGCTTTAGATACAAGTGAACAGCTTCGATGTCAGCCTTTTATCGCTAATATTTTTCGAACCGAAGGCAACAGAATACATATATCAGCAGGGTCATTAGCAGGAGTCAAACAAGGTGATAAGTTCAACGTTTATCGTCGTTATGAAGTGTTTAATCAACTTCAATCCGCTCAAACTCAGCTGAATAATGCAAATATCAGTGTTACAATAAAACAAGTACAACCCAACTTCTCAGTTGGAGAACTTGTTGTTGACTCTCACATTTTAAACGTTCAACAACAAGATGTCGTAATAGCCTGGTAA
- a CDS encoding cell division protein ZapB, with amino-acid sequence MNNELLHHLEQRINEAVEEIGSLRKRIAELEMQNYELSEEKNDIQNALTQTKEQQSNWESSLSQMLNRLNQMDDKK; translated from the coding sequence ATGAATAACGAACTACTACACCACTTAGAACAACGCATCAATGAAGCTGTAGAAGAGATTGGTTCACTACGCAAGCGCATTGCTGAATTAGAAATGCAAAACTACGAACTTAGCGAAGAAAAAAATGATATTCAAAACGCGCTAACTCAAACAAAAGAGCAGCAATCTAATTGGGAGTCTTCTCTTTCCCAAATGCTGAACCGCTTAAACCAAATGGATGACAAAAAATGA
- a CDS encoding ProQ/FINO family protein, with the protein MEQLIAKLEARINWLTKQLDNANEEIQKLNAKNTPSIEYSASMDLLQHMAGRSTEDQLQLYIEDSLDLLNPAPAPKQAIKVDAAEHQLNFDLLHEHADSSTTTTTTEQIDYMTTQQPELNGLQEDDKLVDNDTSVPEASDSTTKTATLTPEQKKRQKNQKNNRRLIKMLEDRYPKAFDWNQPKPLKVGIDKDMVLDDDFNTSKQKRALAAYTRSDRYKKCLLSGQPRVDLEGVAVNNEPALPESMIPKKARATPTSRPTTTSRPAKEKTASAQPARSRQKPQAKNDIKPKAKNVKSAPKTEDIYDNLSPEERMKAKLEKLLNKS; encoded by the coding sequence ATGGAACAACTTATTGCCAAACTCGAAGCAAGGATTAACTGGCTAACAAAGCAGCTAGACAATGCTAACGAAGAAATACAAAAATTGAACGCAAAGAACACCCCTTCCATTGAGTACAGTGCATCGATGGATTTATTGCAACATATGGCAGGTCGCTCAACAGAAGATCAACTGCAGCTTTACATTGAAGACTCACTTGACCTTTTAAACCCAGCGCCCGCCCCTAAGCAAGCAATTAAAGTAGATGCGGCTGAACACCAACTCAACTTTGACTTATTGCACGAGCATGCTGATAGCAGCACCACAACCACGACAACAGAACAGATTGATTACATGACCACACAACAACCTGAGCTTAACGGCTTGCAAGAAGACGACAAACTAGTCGATAACGACACTAGCGTACCAGAAGCAAGTGACAGCACGACTAAGACCGCGACCCTGACGCCAGAGCAAAAGAAGCGTCAAAAAAATCAAAAGAACAATCGCCGTCTTATCAAAATGCTTGAAGACCGTTATCCCAAAGCGTTCGACTGGAATCAACCTAAGCCACTGAAGGTCGGTATAGACAAAGATATGGTACTGGACGATGACTTCAATACCAGCAAGCAAAAACGGGCCCTCGCAGCCTACACGCGCTCAGACAGATATAAGAAGTGCCTTCTATCTGGCCAGCCTCGAGTTGACCTAGAGGGTGTCGCTGTTAACAACGAACCTGCTTTACCCGAATCAATGATTCCTAAAAAAGCAAGGGCCACGCCCACCAGCAGACCTACAACGACTAGCAGACCAGCAAAAGAGAAAACAGCCTCAGCCCAGCCAGCAAGAAGCAGACAAAAGCCTCAAGCTAAAAACGACATCAAACCAAAAGCTAAAAATGTCAAAAGCGCACCGAAGACAGAAGATATTTATGATAATTTGTCTCCAGAAGAGCGCATGAAAGCAAAACTGGAAAAACTATTAAATAAATCCTAA
- a CDS encoding polysaccharide deacetylase family protein, translated as MLSKFHYGILFGAMSASLAVQAQDYLPVLQYHHVSVSSPKSTSVTPEQFTEHMDYLKNAGFQVVDLRSALDDLKAHKALPEKAVAISFDDAYRSIYQAGFPILKERNFPFTVFINTEPVERKSRSFLTWEQMKEMEVSGGVFANHTIRHPYMLRKEEGESDEAWLSRMRKEVDTAEALLIKNLGHSPKMLAYPYGESNRTIRTMMEERGVMAFGQQSGVVSADSDFENLPRFPASGAYAKLSTLKTKLNAKPMPLLAEVTGGDFATDKPVSIGLTFKEGKYRTKDLVCYVAGQGKASLDWVSEKEVIATASKPFGVGRGRINCTMPDNSGKHYYWYSNVWIRSAPDQGYVSEKS; from the coding sequence ATGTTGTCAAAGTTTCACTACGGCATCTTGTTTGGTGCAATGAGCGCCAGTCTGGCGGTTCAAGCTCAGGATTATTTACCTGTTCTTCAGTATCACCATGTTAGTGTCAGTTCACCTAAATCGACTTCTGTTACGCCAGAGCAATTTACTGAGCACATGGACTATTTGAAAAACGCTGGTTTTCAGGTGGTTGATCTGCGTTCTGCATTGGATGATTTAAAAGCCCATAAGGCATTACCTGAAAAAGCCGTCGCGATTTCCTTTGATGATGCCTATCGTAGTATTTATCAAGCAGGCTTTCCTATCTTAAAAGAAAGGAACTTTCCTTTTACTGTGTTCATTAATACTGAACCTGTTGAACGCAAAAGTCGTAGTTTTTTAACATGGGAACAAATGAAAGAGATGGAAGTGTCTGGTGGCGTGTTTGCGAACCATACTATTCGCCATCCTTATATGTTGCGCAAAGAAGAAGGTGAGTCTGACGAGGCTTGGTTGTCACGAATGAGAAAAGAAGTGGACACGGCTGAAGCGCTGCTCATTAAAAATCTAGGACATTCACCTAAAATGCTGGCTTATCCCTATGGTGAATCTAATCGTACGATTCGAACCATGATGGAAGAAAGAGGCGTAATGGCGTTTGGGCAGCAATCTGGTGTGGTGAGCGCGGACTCTGATTTTGAAAACCTACCCCGTTTTCCTGCTTCGGGAGCGTATGCAAAATTATCTACGCTAAAAACTAAGCTAAATGCGAAGCCAATGCCTTTGCTTGCAGAGGTAACAGGCGGTGATTTTGCGACAGACAAACCTGTGTCTATTGGCTTAACGTTTAAAGAGGGCAAATATCGCACCAAAGACTTGGTGTGTTACGTGGCAGGACAGGGTAAAGCGTCATTAGATTGGGTGTCTGAAAAAGAGGTGATCGCCACAGCGAGTAAGCCTTTCGGCGTTGGTCGTGGTCGAATCAACTGCACTATGCCGGATAATTCGGGTAAGCATTATTACTGGTATTCTAATGTTTGGATTCGTTCTGCGCCTGACCAAGGCTATGTAAGTGAAAAAAGTTAA
- a CDS encoding glycine C-acetyltransferase, producing the protein MSRAEFHTQLDTQLQTLKQQGLYKQERPLITPQASQITTADNRPLINLCANNYLGLANDSEVTTAAHKALDDYGYGMASVRFICGTQSIHTELEKSLSNFLQMEDTILYSSCFDANTGLFETLLGKEDAIISDALNHASIIDGIRLCKAKRYRYANNDMKELEANLQQADKEGAKTKLIVTDGVFSMDGIIADLKSICDLADKYDALVMVDDSHAVGFLGENGRGSHEYCGVLGRIDIITGTLGKALGGASGGYTSASKNIVDWLRQRSRPYLFSNSLAPVITATSIKILESLQKGDAARQQLKNNSQYFRTKMSDLGFNLVPGDHPIIPVILGDATLAQEMANALYIEEIFVTGFAYPVVPMGKARIRTQMSASLTTEQLDQAITAFAKVGRKMGIIEGIK; encoded by the coding sequence ATGAGCAGAGCTGAATTTCACACGCAACTCGACACACAACTACAAACGCTTAAACAACAAGGCCTCTACAAACAAGAGCGCCCTCTTATTACACCTCAAGCCAGTCAAATTACGACAGCAGACAATCGCCCGTTAATCAACTTATGTGCAAACAATTATCTTGGGCTAGCGAATGACAGCGAAGTAACAACAGCGGCACATAAAGCACTAGACGATTATGGCTATGGTATGGCCTCTGTCCGTTTTATTTGCGGCACTCAAAGTATTCACACCGAGCTGGAAAAAAGCCTCAGTAACTTCCTACAGATGGAAGACACCATCCTGTACTCATCTTGCTTTGATGCCAATACCGGACTGTTTGAAACACTCCTAGGAAAAGAAGATGCGATTATCAGTGACGCACTGAACCACGCCAGCATCATTGACGGTATTCGCTTATGCAAAGCAAAGCGCTATCGCTATGCTAACAATGACATGAAAGAGCTCGAGGCAAATCTTCAACAGGCCGACAAAGAGGGGGCTAAAACCAAGCTCATCGTCACTGATGGTGTTTTTTCCATGGACGGCATTATTGCGGATCTAAAATCCATCTGCGACCTTGCGGACAAATACGATGCGCTGGTCATGGTAGATGACTCCCACGCAGTTGGTTTCTTAGGTGAGAATGGCCGTGGAAGCCATGAATATTGTGGCGTACTAGGCCGAATCGACATTATTACTGGTACATTAGGAAAAGCCCTTGGGGGCGCATCAGGGGGCTATACCAGTGCCTCTAAAAACATCGTTGATTGGTTGCGTCAACGCTCTCGCCCCTATTTGTTTTCTAATTCCTTGGCGCCTGTTATTACCGCCACCAGCATAAAAATTCTTGAATCACTTCAAAAAGGGGATGCAGCTCGTCAGCAGCTAAAAAACAACAGCCAATATTTTCGTACCAAGATGAGTGACTTAGGCTTTAACCTAGTACCTGGTGACCACCCAATCATTCCCGTTATATTAGGAGACGCAACACTCGCTCAAGAGATGGCAAATGCGCTATATATAGAAGAGATTTTTGTCACCGGATTTGCTTATCCCGTTGTGCCGATGGGAAAAGCTAGAATTCGAACACAAATGTCAGCTTCACTAACAACGGAACAACTCGATCAAGCCATTACTGCTTTTGCGAAAGTCGGTCGCAAAATGGGTATTATTGAAGGAATAAAATAA